The Paraburkholderia sp. ZP32-5 genome includes a window with the following:
- a CDS encoding FAD binding domain-containing protein produces MYSFEYQRATDPKAAAAALTADSEAKFLAGGQSLLPTMRLRLAQPSQLIDVTRIPALKTITVDTQTVTIGAAVCHADVADHADVRRVLPALADLAGHIGDRQVRALGTIGGSLANNDPAACYPAAAMGLDATIVTDRRRIASADFFVGMYETALEPDELIVAVEFPVPDRAAYEKFRNPASHFALVGVFVAQFASGVRVAVTGAASSVFRVPELESALSANFTPDAARAVSVPSGELNEDMHASAEYRAHLIPVLAARAVTKANG; encoded by the coding sequence ATGTATTCATTCGAGTATCAACGCGCGACGGATCCGAAAGCGGCCGCCGCGGCCCTCACCGCCGACAGCGAAGCGAAATTCCTCGCCGGCGGCCAGAGCCTTCTGCCGACGATGCGCCTGCGTCTCGCGCAGCCGTCGCAACTGATCGACGTCACGCGAATTCCAGCGCTGAAAACCATCACCGTCGACACGCAAACGGTGACGATCGGCGCGGCCGTCTGTCACGCGGATGTCGCCGATCACGCGGACGTGCGGCGCGTGCTGCCGGCGCTCGCGGACCTCGCCGGCCATATCGGCGATCGTCAGGTGCGCGCGCTCGGCACGATCGGCGGCTCGCTCGCGAACAACGATCCGGCCGCATGCTATCCGGCCGCGGCGATGGGTCTCGACGCGACGATCGTCACCGATCGGCGGCGCATCGCGTCGGCCGATTTCTTCGTCGGCATGTACGAGACCGCTTTGGAGCCCGACGAGCTGATCGTCGCCGTCGAGTTTCCGGTGCCCGATCGCGCCGCGTACGAGAAATTCCGCAACCCGGCGTCGCACTTTGCGCTGGTCGGCGTGTTCGTCGCGCAATTCGCGAGCGGCGTGCGTGTTGCGGTGACGGGCGCCGCGTCGTCGGTGTTTCGCGTGCCGGAGCTGGAAAGCGCGCTGTCGGCGAACTTCACGCCCGATGCGGCCCGCGCGGTCAGCGTTCCGTCCGGCGAGTTGAACGAGGACATGCATGCAAGCGCCGAGTACCGCGCGCATCTGATTCCGGTGCTCGCCGCGCGGGCGGTGACGAAGGCGAACGGTTAG